The proteins below come from a single Nocardioides eburneiflavus genomic window:
- a CDS encoding AfsR/SARP family transcriptional regulator — protein sequence MLTVALLGAVEVRDNGSILTVPAGRTTELLVRLALAPGVRVRTDELLEDLWGGAAASRNTLQSKVSQLRRALGSADLVRGTGDGYLLAVEPHQVDVGRAIALAAEASAALERGASAEAAARALEGLSLFRGDVLMECGDWAAPYRVQLEEVRLTLVEVAMTSRTDLGAGGELIGELEALVTQHPLRERLWASLITALYRSGRQAEALTAYARVRTLLVEELGVEPGPELRDLEAQVLRQGALVSNPRPHDALVRPGNLPERAAELIGRDGDVAQVMQSMDDHRLVTLVGTAGIGKTACALAAAQRRHLPGGVWLIRLESLDGSADLRNVVAGHLHVSGGEAALLERLSGAQTLLLLDNCEHVVEAVAGLVTWLQATVPSVRFLLTSQVPLRVDGESVHHLAPLEPADAVTLFATRAKALRPRFALDDRTTDLVGDICRSLDGLPLAIELAAGRARSMSVPDIARRLDDRFTLLRDPSSTDAERRRALAGAIGWSYDLLFPDDQRGLWALSCFAGGATLDAIEHVLLALGVPPAATVDVITRLVDRSLVEVDTAVGGDVRYRLLDSIATFAGARLEDSGGTLLARAAHAAWYADMSRWCQQRVRTAEQPMCLRLARAERDNLDAALAWCNGHDPALGAEIATRMGWTWVVMGEGAAGAARLRKANSVQAEPRHRLEAHLLAGWLEASAGDVTLAEQDLAAARRLAVELADAGAEADVDRHEAFLALQQGRPDLAATLADRSIEAHQQAGQRWEEAASRVLDAYAALMQGDTSTAAREAAGAAEILTPIDDAWGLVHAQGLLAGVAQAEGRLEDAVHSLREAAEKSRLLGFPGQAALHLANLGDVERHLGNDRRAARTLRRAIGLALAGGDGRLAATARLRLAQLLRAEGDAVAAIDLLERNVEWYAHAGGGDGALLSRCLLAAETRDEPTLASVLDQARRMQDVAVQVHALDAQARHAALDARSIHAHSLLEQADAAAARAPTGVPERERHDKRQALLLLAAVGAG from the coding sequence ATGCTGACAGTCGCCCTGCTGGGCGCGGTCGAGGTTCGCGACAATGGGTCGATCCTGACCGTCCCAGCAGGCCGGACCACCGAGCTGCTCGTCAGGCTGGCCCTGGCGCCAGGGGTCCGCGTGCGCACCGATGAGCTGCTGGAGGACTTGTGGGGCGGAGCGGCGGCGAGCCGAAACACCCTGCAGTCCAAGGTGTCGCAGCTGCGACGTGCCCTCGGCTCGGCGGACCTCGTCCGCGGCACCGGCGACGGCTACCTCCTTGCGGTCGAGCCGCACCAGGTGGACGTCGGGCGCGCCATCGCGCTCGCTGCCGAGGCGAGCGCCGCCCTCGAGCGCGGCGCATCCGCCGAGGCAGCGGCGAGGGCACTCGAGGGCCTGTCGCTCTTCCGCGGCGACGTCCTCATGGAGTGTGGTGACTGGGCAGCTCCGTACCGGGTCCAGCTGGAGGAGGTGCGACTGACTCTCGTCGAGGTCGCGATGACTTCGCGCACCGATCTCGGGGCTGGGGGAGAGCTCATCGGTGAGCTGGAGGCGCTCGTCACCCAGCATCCGTTGCGAGAACGGCTCTGGGCGTCACTGATCACCGCGCTCTACCGCTCAGGGCGGCAGGCGGAAGCGCTCACCGCCTACGCGCGGGTACGCACGCTCCTGGTCGAGGAGCTTGGCGTGGAGCCCGGGCCGGAGCTGCGAGACCTCGAGGCACAGGTGCTCCGCCAAGGAGCGCTCGTGTCGAATCCTCGTCCTCACGACGCGCTGGTCCGTCCCGGCAACCTTCCGGAGCGGGCTGCCGAGCTGATCGGCCGCGACGGCGACGTCGCGCAGGTGATGCAGTCCATGGACGACCACCGTCTGGTGACCCTGGTGGGCACCGCGGGCATCGGCAAGACCGCGTGTGCACTCGCAGCTGCTCAGCGTCGTCATCTTCCCGGGGGCGTGTGGCTCATCCGGCTGGAAAGCCTGGATGGCAGTGCTGATCTGAGGAATGTCGTCGCCGGCCACCTGCACGTGTCCGGAGGTGAGGCAGCCCTGCTGGAACGGCTCAGCGGCGCCCAGACCCTGCTGCTGCTCGACAACTGCGAGCACGTGGTCGAGGCCGTGGCAGGCCTGGTGACGTGGCTGCAGGCCACGGTTCCGTCCGTACGGTTCCTGCTGACGAGCCAGGTGCCACTTCGGGTGGACGGCGAGTCGGTGCACCACCTGGCTCCGCTCGAGCCGGCCGACGCCGTGACCCTGTTTGCCACGCGTGCCAAGGCGTTGCGGCCCCGCTTCGCCCTCGACGACCGCACTACCGATCTGGTGGGAGACATCTGCCGATCCCTCGACGGACTGCCCCTGGCGATCGAGCTGGCAGCGGGGCGCGCGCGGTCCATGTCGGTCCCTGACATCGCGCGGCGTCTGGACGACCGTTTCACCTTGCTGCGCGACCCCAGCAGCACGGACGCCGAACGTCGGCGGGCCCTCGCCGGCGCCATCGGATGGAGCTACGACCTGCTCTTCCCCGACGACCAGCGGGGGCTGTGGGCGCTGTCCTGCTTCGCTGGTGGTGCGACCTTGGACGCGATCGAACACGTCCTCCTCGCACTCGGCGTGCCCCCTGCCGCGACGGTGGACGTCATCACGCGTCTCGTCGACCGTTCCCTGGTCGAGGTGGACACCGCCGTCGGCGGCGACGTGCGCTACCGACTGCTCGACAGCATCGCCACCTTCGCCGGCGCTCGCCTCGAGGACAGCGGTGGAACCTTGCTCGCGCGGGCAGCCCACGCGGCCTGGTACGCCGACATGTCACGGTGGTGCCAGCAGCGCGTCCGGACCGCGGAGCAACCCATGTGCCTGCGCCTCGCTCGAGCCGAACGGGACAACCTCGACGCAGCCCTCGCGTGGTGCAACGGGCACGACCCGGCGCTGGGAGCCGAGATCGCCACCCGCATGGGATGGACGTGGGTGGTGATGGGCGAGGGCGCCGCCGGCGCAGCGCGGCTCCGCAAGGCGAACAGCGTCCAGGCCGAGCCCCGCCACCGTCTCGAGGCCCACCTGCTGGCCGGCTGGCTCGAGGCGTCGGCCGGTGACGTGACGCTCGCCGAGCAGGACCTCGCGGCGGCTCGTCGCCTCGCCGTCGAGCTCGCCGACGCGGGGGCCGAAGCTGATGTCGATCGGCACGAAGCGTTCCTCGCGCTGCAACAGGGTCGACCCGATCTCGCGGCAACCCTGGCGGATCGCAGCATCGAGGCCCATCAGCAGGCAGGGCAGCGCTGGGAGGAAGCGGCGAGCCGGGTGCTCGACGCCTATGCGGCCCTGATGCAGGGCGACACCTCGACGGCTGCGCGAGAGGCCGCAGGCGCTGCAGAGATCCTGACTCCGATCGACGACGCCTGGGGGTTGGTGCACGCCCAAGGCCTGCTGGCCGGGGTTGCCCAGGCGGAGGGCCGGCTCGAGGACGCGGTGCACTCGCTTCGCGAGGCCGCTGAGAAGTCGCGCCTGCTGGGGTTCCCGGGCCAGGCGGCCCTGCACCTGGCGAACCTGGGCGACGTCGAGCGCCACCTGGGGAATGACCGACGCGCTGCCCGTACCCTGCGTCGTGCGATCGGCCTGGCCCTGGCGGGTGGGGATGGCCGGCTGGCGGCAACCGCCCGACTTCGCCTGGCCCAGCTGCTACGAGCGGAGGGGGACGCGGTCGCGGCGATCGACCTGCTCGAGCGAAACGTCGAGTGGTACGCCCACGCGGGCGGCGGTGATGGAGCGTTGCTGAGCAGGTGCCTTCTCGCTGCGGAGACCCGCGACGAGCCGACGCTCGCCTCCGTCCTTGACCAGGCCCGGCGAATGCAGGACGTAGCTGTGCAGGTCCACGCTCTGGACGCACAGGCCCGCCACGCGGCCTTGGACGCCCGATCGATCCATGCCCACAGCCTTCTCGAGCAGGCGGACGCCGCTGCCGCCCGGGCTCCGACCGGGGTTCCCGAGCGCGAACGTCACGACAAGCGCCAAGCGTTGTTGCTCCTCGCCGCGGTGGGTGCTGGCTGA
- a CDS encoding response regulator — MTVVSVLIVDDQVPFLRAMSAVIEETDGFRVVGRGASGEEAIGAAGALLPDLVLMDVNLPGIDGLEATRRLRLCTPAPVVLLLSTYDEDAGARFIAECGAAAYITKSAFGPDRLREAWTAATA, encoded by the coding sequence GTGACTGTCGTGAGCGTGCTGATCGTCGACGACCAGGTGCCGTTCCTCCGCGCCATGAGCGCGGTGATCGAGGAGACCGACGGGTTCCGGGTCGTGGGGCGGGGCGCCTCGGGCGAGGAGGCGATCGGGGCGGCGGGCGCGTTGCTCCCCGACCTCGTGCTGATGGACGTGAACCTCCCGGGCATCGACGGGCTCGAGGCCACGAGGCGTCTACGGCTCTGCACCCCGGCTCCAGTGGTCCTGCTGCTCTCGACGTACGACGAGGACGCGGGCGCGCGCTTCATCGCTGAGTGCGGGGCGGCGGCCTACATCACCAAGTCAGCCTTCGGCCCTGACCGACTGCGGGAGGCCTGGACGGCAGCAACTGCCTGA
- a CDS encoding sensor histidine kinase encodes MRIRRATGRLHSRVLRRGLVWIGMAVFVAGVYVVVVRGGGAIIGRTDSPSVALSVLATATVALSFAHMQAVADRWASRLLGDRAAAPYEVLSRFSEGMPEGDSTDDLPARMARLLAEGTGAQWAQVWVSVSDRLTLAATWPVDAGASQTPPALLPGARDAAAPRLRALAVTHGGEPLGVLRLQERPGLLLAPIEERLFTALADRAGLVLRHVGVQADLAARRSELVERAEELKASRRRLIETQDAERQRLERDLHDGAQQHLVALTVNLRLAQTVSSRSPVRAAALLGLQVDAATAAIETLSSLSRGIYPSLLSEQGLVAALRAAVTTSAIPVTIAADGVGRLPATVEAALYFCCMEAVQNAAKHSGASTLEVRLSEDAGLSRLVVIDDGGGFSPSGGQGAGAGLANMRDRLDAVGGMLTVTSLPGKGTTITALLDGRAA; translated from the coding sequence ATGAGGATCCGACGCGCGACGGGGCGGCTGCACAGCCGCGTCCTGCGCCGGGGGCTGGTGTGGATCGGCATGGCCGTCTTCGTGGCCGGTGTCTACGTGGTGGTCGTCCGGGGAGGCGGGGCCATCATCGGCCGCACCGACTCGCCGAGCGTCGCCCTGTCCGTCCTGGCCACGGCGACGGTGGCGTTGTCCTTCGCCCACATGCAAGCCGTCGCCGACCGGTGGGCATCGCGACTCCTCGGCGATCGGGCCGCGGCGCCGTACGAGGTCCTCAGTCGGTTCTCCGAGGGCATGCCCGAGGGGGACTCCACCGACGACCTGCCGGCCCGGATGGCTCGGCTGCTCGCCGAGGGGACCGGCGCCCAGTGGGCCCAGGTGTGGGTGTCGGTGTCCGACCGGCTGACGCTGGCCGCCACCTGGCCGGTGGACGCCGGGGCCAGCCAGACACCACCCGCCCTCCTGCCGGGGGCCCGGGATGCTGCCGCGCCAAGGCTCCGCGCCCTGGCAGTCACGCACGGCGGGGAGCCCCTGGGCGTCCTTCGCCTCCAGGAGCGCCCTGGCCTCCTGCTCGCTCCGATCGAGGAGCGGCTGTTCACCGCTCTGGCGGACCGAGCCGGGCTGGTGCTGCGACACGTGGGGGTCCAGGCCGACCTCGCGGCCAGGCGCAGCGAGCTGGTGGAGCGGGCCGAGGAGCTGAAGGCATCGCGACGCCGGCTCATCGAGACCCAGGACGCCGAACGGCAGCGATTGGAGCGAGACCTCCACGACGGAGCGCAGCAGCACCTGGTGGCACTCACGGTCAACCTGCGGCTGGCGCAGACGGTCTCGAGCAGGTCGCCGGTGCGTGCTGCCGCGCTCCTCGGGCTGCAGGTCGACGCTGCCACGGCCGCGATCGAGACGCTTTCCTCGCTCTCGCGCGGGATCTACCCGAGCCTGCTGTCCGAGCAGGGCCTGGTGGCGGCGCTGCGGGCCGCGGTGACCACCAGCGCGATACCGGTCACGATCGCCGCCGACGGTGTGGGGCGGCTCCCGGCCACGGTCGAGGCAGCGCTGTACTTCTGCTGCATGGAGGCCGTGCAGAACGCGGCGAAGCACTCCGGGGCCAGCACGCTCGAGGTGCGTCTCAGCGAAGACGCCGGCTTGTCACGGCTCGTGGTGATCGACGACGGTGGAGGCTTCTCCCCCTCCGGCGGGCAGGGGGCCGGGGCGGGGCTGGCCAACATGCGTGACCGGTTGGACGCGGTCGGCGGAATGCTGACAGTGACGTCGCTACCGGGTAAGGGCACCACCATCACTGCCTTGCTCGACGGTCGGGCGGCCTGA
- a CDS encoding response regulator transcription factor — MALRVVFADDNYLVREGVAALLVEADGVDLVDVVADPELLHASVAAHSPDAVLTDIRMPPTHTDEGIVAAKRIRSEHPGTGVVVLSQYVEEDYAFALLSEGVAGMGYLLKERVSDLDELVRALTAVARGGSALDPLVVEALLARGAGEGPLLGLTDREREVLAVMATGRNNATIAKTLFMSDRAVEKHIGSVFQKLGLVDERETNRRVMAVLAYVEARGG, encoded by the coding sequence ATGGCCTTGCGGGTCGTCTTCGCCGACGACAACTACCTCGTCCGCGAGGGCGTCGCGGCACTGCTGGTCGAGGCCGACGGCGTAGACCTTGTTGACGTCGTGGCCGACCCTGAGCTGTTGCACGCCTCGGTGGCCGCCCACTCCCCCGACGCCGTGCTCACCGACATCCGGATGCCGCCGACCCACACCGACGAGGGCATCGTGGCGGCCAAGCGGATCCGCTCCGAGCACCCGGGCACCGGGGTCGTGGTCCTGTCCCAGTACGTGGAGGAGGACTACGCCTTCGCCCTGCTGTCCGAAGGCGTCGCCGGCATGGGCTACCTGCTCAAGGAGCGGGTCAGCGACCTGGACGAGCTCGTCCGCGCCCTCACCGCCGTCGCCCGCGGCGGGTCGGCCCTCGACCCGCTGGTCGTCGAGGCGCTGCTGGCCCGCGGAGCAGGTGAAGGTCCGCTGCTCGGGCTGACGGATCGCGAGCGGGAGGTGCTGGCTGTAATGGCAACCGGGCGCAACAACGCGACGATCGCCAAGACGCTGTTCATGAGCGATCGGGCCGTGGAGAAGCACATCGGCTCGGTCTTCCAGAAGCTCGGGCTGGTCGACGAGCGGGAGACCAACCGCCGAGTCATGGCCGTCCTCGCCTACGTCGAGGCCCGGGGCGGTTAA
- a CDS encoding MMPL family transporter yields MLVNLADWCFRHRRVVVITWLGALVASFLLAGALGGEFRQDYLQPGSESRAAAKALEKTFPQRSGDTVQVVLHAEQGVTSSQVRDRAEALFAEVARHDDVVGVASPFAPGGAAQISDDGTTAYADVALVTTVNEYTPARAAVLVDPILEAADDGLQVEVGGPVAALSQTAPVGSEVVGLVAAAIILLFTFGSAVAMGLPLVTALFGLGVAMALGEVLRRVVDVPDWAPATAAMVGVGVGIDYALLIVTRYRTSLAAGQDPQRATSTAIATAGRAVLFAGTTVIVSMLGILLMGQPAMNGFAFTVVLAVLVTVAASLTLLPAMLGFTGHRIERLHVPFVSKHVRPYDASQWFRWSRFIQRRPWLPAIGGLAVLLALTAPFLGIRFGFPDAANDAPTSTTRQAYDLLAEGFGPGFSAPMVLTVQGAPGDLHVAADRLGASLGQVDGVAHVAPAIVNETGDTAVLTVTSTTSPQDAATEELVDLLRDDAIPTATADTGLTVHVGGMIAANVDSTRGTADRLPYFFGGVLLMSFLLLMMVFRSVLVPLKAVLMNLLATGAAFGVLALATGGGPLGDLVGIPEATPVPIQLPIGIFAILFGLSMDYEVFLLSRIKEEYDRTGDNALAVADGLTKSARVITASAAVMVTVFFSFALGESVLTKMFGLGLGVAVLIDATLVRMVLVPATMELLGDRNWWLPTWLDRLLPHIDAEGRDVTDDQSSTPDQGLAPVSVTVGSGAHS; encoded by the coding sequence ATGTTGGTCAATCTCGCTGACTGGTGCTTCAGGCACCGTCGCGTCGTCGTCATCACGTGGCTGGGCGCGCTGGTCGCGTCCTTCCTCCTCGCCGGTGCCCTGGGCGGCGAGTTCCGGCAGGACTACCTCCAACCCGGCTCGGAGTCGCGGGCGGCCGCCAAAGCACTGGAGAAGACCTTCCCGCAGCGCTCGGGTGACACCGTCCAGGTCGTGCTGCACGCCGAACAGGGAGTGACGTCGTCCCAGGTGCGCGACCGGGCCGAGGCGCTGTTCGCCGAGGTGGCCCGCCACGACGACGTCGTCGGCGTCGCCAGCCCGTTCGCACCGGGCGGCGCCGCCCAGATCTCCGACGACGGCACGACGGCGTACGCCGACGTCGCACTCGTCACGACCGTCAACGAGTACACGCCGGCGCGGGCTGCGGTCCTGGTCGATCCCATCCTCGAGGCAGCCGACGACGGCCTACAGGTGGAGGTCGGCGGCCCGGTGGCTGCCCTCTCGCAGACGGCACCCGTCGGCTCGGAGGTGGTCGGGCTGGTCGCGGCCGCCATCATCCTGCTCTTCACCTTCGGCTCCGCCGTGGCCATGGGACTACCGCTGGTGACCGCACTGTTCGGGCTCGGAGTCGCGATGGCACTCGGCGAAGTCCTGCGAAGGGTCGTCGACGTACCGGACTGGGCTCCCGCGACAGCGGCGATGGTCGGCGTCGGCGTGGGCATCGACTACGCCCTGCTCATCGTCACCCGCTACCGCACCAGTCTCGCGGCGGGCCAAGACCCGCAGCGCGCCACGTCCACCGCCATCGCGACCGCCGGCCGCGCGGTCCTGTTCGCCGGGACCACCGTCATCGTCTCGATGCTGGGCATCCTGCTGATGGGGCAGCCCGCGATGAACGGGTTCGCCTTCACCGTGGTCCTCGCCGTCCTGGTCACCGTCGCGGCGTCCCTGACCTTGCTGCCAGCCATGCTCGGCTTCACCGGTCACCGCATCGAACGCCTGCACGTCCCGTTCGTGAGCAAGCACGTCCGTCCCTACGACGCCTCCCAGTGGTTCCGGTGGAGCCGCTTCATCCAGCGCCGCCCCTGGCTTCCCGCGATCGGCGGACTGGCCGTGCTCCTCGCGCTGACTGCACCGTTCCTCGGCATCCGGTTCGGCTTCCCCGACGCCGCGAACGACGCGCCCACCTCCACCACCCGCCAAGCGTACGACCTCCTGGCAGAAGGGTTCGGACCCGGCTTCTCGGCACCCATGGTCCTCACCGTGCAAGGTGCACCCGGTGACCTCCACGTCGCTGCTGACCGGCTCGGAGCCTCGCTGGGCCAGGTCGACGGGGTGGCGCACGTCGCTCCCGCGATCGTGAACGAGACCGGGGACACCGCAGTGCTCACCGTCACCTCGACCACGTCACCCCAGGACGCCGCCACCGAGGAGCTCGTCGACCTGCTACGCGACGACGCCATCCCCACGGCGACGGCCGACACGGGTCTGACGGTCCACGTCGGCGGCATGATCGCCGCCAACGTCGACTCCACGCGGGGGACCGCCGACCGGCTGCCGTACTTCTTCGGCGGCGTGCTGCTGATGTCCTTCCTGCTGCTGATGATGGTGTTCCGCTCCGTCCTGGTCCCCCTGAAGGCCGTGCTCATGAACCTGCTGGCGACCGGCGCGGCGTTCGGTGTACTGGCCCTGGCCACCGGTGGCGGGCCGCTCGGAGACCTGGTCGGCATCCCCGAGGCGACTCCAGTCCCCATCCAGCTGCCGATCGGCATCTTCGCGATCCTGTTCGGCCTCTCCATGGACTACGAGGTGTTCCTGCTCTCGCGCATCAAGGAGGAGTACGACCGCACCGGCGACAACGCCCTCGCCGTCGCGGACGGCCTCACCAAGTCGGCCCGCGTCATCACGGCCAGCGCCGCTGTCATGGTGACCGTCTTCTTCTCCTTCGCGCTGGGCGAGTCCGTGCTCACGAAGATGTTCGGTCTGGGCCTGGGGGTCGCGGTCCTGATCGACGCGACCCTCGTCCGGATGGTGCTGGTGCCTGCGACGATGGAGCTGCTCGGCGACCGCAACTGGTGGCTGCCGACCTGGCTCGATCGCCTGTTGCCCCACATCGACGCAGAGGGCCGAGACGTCACAGACGACCAGAGCTCGACGCCCGACCAAGGGCTGGCGCCCGTTTCGGTGACTGTTGGCAGCGGTGCCCACTCATGA
- a CDS encoding ABC transporter ATP-binding protein — MITVDGVTKNYQDFTAVDDVSFTAQPGRVTGFLGPNGAGKSTTMRIMVGLTRATAGTATIGGRHYVDLPNPGLEVGVLLDASAQHAGRTGREILTIAQLYMGLPRGRVEEMLEVVSLTPSEASRRVGNYSLGMRQRLGIAAALLGDPQVLILDEPANGLDPAGIRWMRDLLRGYADRGGTVLLSSHLLHEIEVIADDIVMIGNGRVVSQGTKTELLHAAGTVVRGADPGLLRHALTELGITTTTSPDGALHTDADPALVGKVALEAGVALTELRAEDAGLEDMFLELTATSQREGART; from the coding sequence ATGATCACCGTCGACGGCGTCACCAAGAACTACCAGGACTTCACCGCGGTCGACGACGTCAGCTTCACCGCCCAGCCAGGCCGGGTCACGGGATTCCTCGGTCCCAACGGGGCCGGCAAGTCCACCACCATGCGGATCATGGTCGGGCTCACCCGCGCCACCGCCGGCACCGCCACGATCGGTGGCCGCCACTACGTCGACCTGCCCAACCCGGGCCTCGAGGTCGGTGTGCTGCTCGACGCCTCGGCCCAGCACGCCGGTCGCACCGGCCGCGAGATCCTGACCATCGCCCAGCTGTACATGGGCCTGCCGCGCGGCCGCGTCGAGGAGATGCTCGAGGTCGTCAGCCTCACTCCCAGCGAGGCGTCCAGGCGGGTCGGCAACTACTCCCTGGGGATGCGCCAGCGACTGGGCATCGCCGCCGCCCTCCTCGGCGATCCCCAGGTGCTGATCCTCGACGAGCCGGCCAACGGCCTGGACCCGGCGGGCATCCGCTGGATGCGTGACCTGCTCCGCGGCTACGCCGACCGAGGAGGCACCGTCCTGCTGTCCTCCCACCTGCTCCACGAGATCGAGGTCATCGCCGACGACATCGTGATGATCGGGAACGGCCGAGTCGTCTCCCAGGGCACCAAGACCGAGCTGCTGCACGCCGCCGGGACGGTCGTCCGGGGGGCCGACCCCGGCCTGCTCCGACATGCGCTCACCGAGCTCGGCATCACCACCACCACCTCCCCCGACGGCGCCCTGCACACCGACGCAGACCCCGCGCTGGTCGGAAAGGTGGCGCTGGAGGCCGGCGTCGCCCTGACCGAGCTGCGTGCCGAGGACGCCGGACTCGAGGACATGTTCCTCGAGCTCACCGCCACCTCCCAACGAGAAGGAGCAAGGACATGA
- a CDS encoding ABC transporter permease — protein MSATATETIRRTTPARHRQSLVAVTQVELRKMFNTRSGFWLIASIAISAVLATGGVILWAADDRLTYSTFATAIRFPVVVILPLIAILSVTSEWSQRTGLTTFTLVPHRSRIIAAKAVSSILIAIAAMVLTFAVGALGNLTSAAVTGTALVWDVTGTQCLYYVLGMILSLLTGFMLGVLIRSSTGAIVAYFVLTFVLPTIFGLLADNQQWFHDLRPWVDIQFAQSGLFVFDEALTGEQWANIAVTGLSWLLIPLATGLGLVMRAEVK, from the coding sequence ATGAGCGCCACCGCGACCGAGACCATCCGCCGGACGACCCCAGCGCGCCACCGGCAGTCGCTGGTCGCGGTGACGCAGGTCGAGCTCCGCAAGATGTTCAACACCCGCTCCGGTTTCTGGCTGATCGCCAGCATCGCCATCTCCGCTGTCCTGGCGACCGGCGGCGTCATCCTGTGGGCCGCGGACGACCGGCTGACCTACTCCACCTTCGCCACTGCCATCCGGTTCCCGGTGGTGGTCATCCTGCCGCTGATCGCGATCCTCTCGGTCACCAGCGAGTGGAGCCAACGCACCGGGCTGACGACGTTCACCCTGGTTCCGCACCGCAGCCGGATCATCGCGGCCAAAGCCGTCTCCTCGATCCTCATCGCGATCGCCGCCATGGTGCTCACCTTCGCCGTCGGCGCACTCGGCAACCTGACGAGCGCCGCTGTGACCGGCACCGCCCTGGTGTGGGACGTGACCGGGACCCAGTGCCTCTACTACGTCCTCGGCATGATCCTGAGCCTGCTGACCGGCTTCATGCTGGGTGTCCTCATCCGGTCGTCGACCGGGGCCATCGTGGCCTATTTCGTCCTCACCTTCGTGCTGCCGACCATCTTCGGCCTGCTCGCGGATAACCAGCAGTGGTTCCACGACCTGCGGCCGTGGGTCGACATCCAGTTCGCCCAGAGCGGACTCTTCGTCTTCGACGAGGCACTGACGGGCGAGCAGTGGGCCAACATCGCCGTC